The Geotalea uraniireducens Rf4 genome window below encodes:
- a CDS encoding ExbD/TolR family protein, producing MKAPADDHEDIVEINVVPMLDLAWNLLVVFMLVVTASVQGISVNLPKASAAASKIKPTTKAITITGDGTIYLDSFPVTISDLESRLRQAKASDPNLPVVVRGDEKISYKNIIEVLDLLQKLEITQLGLVTQKLVK from the coding sequence ATGAAAGCGCCGGCAGATGATCACGAAGACATTGTAGAAATCAATGTTGTCCCGATGCTGGACCTGGCCTGGAATCTCCTGGTCGTGTTCATGCTCGTGGTTACCGCCTCGGTGCAGGGGATCAGCGTCAACCTTCCCAAGGCGAGCGCCGCGGCCAGCAAGATCAAGCCGACCACCAAGGCGATCACCATCACCGGGGACGGGACGATCTACCTGGACAGTTTTCCGGTCACGATTTCGGACCTGGAATCCCGGCTGCGCCAGGCCAAGGCGTCCGACCCGAATCTCCCGGTGGTGGTCAGGGGGGATGAAAAAATTTCCTACAAGAACATCATCGAGGTGCTGGACCTTCTGCAAAAACTGGAGAT
- a CDS encoding MotA/TolQ/ExbB proton channel family protein codes for MRGSIHGKLLSVTGMVIALVMMTGVLQANAWWDAKWQFRKKVAFDTTDKGTNIKDNLTEVPVLLRLHAGNFTFANAKDDGSDIRFVSGDDKTPLKAHLEKYDPKLAIGLFWVKVPQITGGSAQDSVWIYYGNNSVEAVPDDGGTYDATMAASFHFDEKEGTPRDATAYANHGAEFSGKLGIPAAIGNGAAFNGSSDRLVIKRSSSLNFSKGFTFSAWLKPAGTAADARLFSWDDGSQSIVVGLDPAGAYCRITGDGKQAVTGKTPAITSQSWHHLAVSAEPGKRVVVYLDGREAAAAPLAVALPSPAAELAVGAALNGGGFYAGEMDEVEISSVARSAGWIGVAFGSQGQEGKLSAYQQEEAGGKGGGEDMTIHMMRVISKSISLDGWLVIGLCTGMLLLATYVFVRKFIALQKITKGNHAFLAIFGELDDPLALHEEEEAFQHSSLWRIYCAGYDEVQRCLERANSSKKNALSRASLNYVEAALDRASTNETKKLNGWMMVLTLGISGGPFWGLLGTVWGVMNTFASLAESGEASLAAIAPGVASALACTLFGLLVAIPALFAYTYLAAQMKNVNIDTRLFIEELNLKIAGNYGESA; via the coding sequence ATGAGGGGAAGTATTCATGGGAAATTATTGAGCGTCACCGGGATGGTAATCGCCCTGGTGATGATGACCGGCGTGCTCCAGGCCAACGCCTGGTGGGATGCAAAATGGCAGTTTCGCAAGAAGGTGGCTTTCGACACCACGGATAAGGGGACGAACATCAAGGACAACCTGACCGAGGTGCCGGTCCTGCTCCGCCTCCATGCAGGGAATTTCACCTTCGCCAATGCCAAGGATGACGGCTCCGACATCAGGTTCGTCAGCGGCGATGACAAGACCCCGCTCAAGGCGCACCTGGAGAAGTACGATCCGAAGCTTGCCATCGGCCTGTTCTGGGTCAAGGTACCGCAGATCACCGGCGGATCAGCACAGGATTCCGTCTGGATCTATTACGGCAACAATTCGGTTGAAGCCGTCCCTGATGACGGCGGGACCTACGACGCGACCATGGCGGCGTCTTTCCATTTCGACGAGAAGGAGGGCACGCCCCGTGACGCCACTGCCTATGCCAATCACGGAGCCGAGTTCAGCGGCAAGCTGGGGATACCGGCGGCCATCGGCAATGGCGCGGCGTTCAACGGCAGCAGCGACAGGCTGGTGATCAAGCGCTCGTCATCACTGAACTTCAGCAAGGGTTTTACCTTTTCCGCATGGCTCAAGCCGGCCGGAACAGCTGCCGATGCGCGCCTCTTTTCCTGGGATGACGGCAGCCAGTCGATCGTTGTCGGCTTGGACCCGGCCGGCGCCTATTGCCGCATCACTGGGGACGGCAAGCAGGCTGTCACCGGCAAGACCCCCGCTATCACCTCCCAGAGTTGGCATCACCTGGCCGTCTCCGCGGAGCCGGGCAAGAGGGTTGTCGTCTACCTGGATGGCCGGGAAGCTGCTGCTGCGCCTCTGGCCGTGGCGCTACCTTCTCCTGCTGCGGAGCTGGCGGTCGGCGCTGCCCTGAACGGCGGCGGTTTCTATGCGGGTGAGATGGATGAAGTGGAGATATCGTCGGTTGCCCGCTCTGCCGGATGGATCGGCGTCGCCTTCGGCAGCCAGGGGCAGGAGGGAAAGCTCTCCGCCTACCAGCAGGAGGAGGCCGGCGGCAAGGGTGGCGGCGAAGATATGACCATCCACATGATGCGGGTCATTTCCAAGAGCATCTCCCTCGACGGCTGGCTGGTCATCGGCCTTTGCACAGGCATGCTTCTCCTGGCCACTTACGTTTTCGTCCGCAAGTTCATCGCCCTGCAGAAAATCACCAAGGGGAACCATGCCTTCCTTGCCATTTTCGGCGAACTCGACGATCCCCTGGCGCTTCATGAAGAGGAAGAGGCCTTCCAGCACTCGTCCCTGTGGCGCATCTATTGCGCCGGTTATGACGAAGTCCAGCGCTGCCTGGAGCGGGCGAACTCCTCGAAGAAGAACGCCCTAAGCAGGGCATCCCTGAATTATGTGGAGGCTGCCCTGGACCGGGCCAGCACCAATGAAACAAAGAAACTTAACGGCTGGATGATGGTCCTGACGCTGGGGATCTCCGGCGGACCGTTCTGGGGACTGCTGGGGACGGTGTGGGGGGTCATGAATACCTTCGCCAGCCTGGCCGAGTCCGGTGAAGCCAGCCTGGCAGCCATTGCGCCGGGTGTCGCTTCGGCGCTGGCCTGTACACTGTTCGGTCTCCTGGTCGCCATCCCGGCGCTGTTCGCCTACACATACCTGGCGGCCCAGATGAAAAACGTCAATATCGATACCCGGCTGTTCATTGAAGAGCTCAACCTCAAGATCGCAGGGAATTACGGAGAATCCGCATGA